CTATTTGATGTTCATGTCAGGAAGTTTGTCAGGTAAAACAATCAAATTGACCAAATAGCTTTAGTTCACTCACTTAGTAAAGACGTAAAAAAGCCCGACCTAAATGGTCGGGTTTTTTTTACGTCTTTCTATCTACTAAATGTGGCTAAAAGGCAGGTTTCTAAATCGATAAATAAGTTAAGGATAGCAGCTAGTAGTACATAACTGTGATTCTACCCAGGGGGCAAATCCCCATGATGTGTATTTTGATTAGATAGAGGAAGGAAACTGTCTCTTGCTGTTTAAAGATAATTTATGATCAACATTCTAATGATCAGTTATTTAATGATGAGTTATTAGCTGAGTAGCGCAATAATTTAATTTAATTTTTACAGTAATTTATTGCACTATAAAATATTGCAAGTACATTTATTGATAAATCATTACAACAAGACTATATAGTTTCCCCATCTGCACATGAAAAGGGCTTTGATAACGGGCATTAGGGGACAAGATGGCTTCTCCTTAGCTCAGTTACTACTAGAAAAAGGCTATGAAGTGCACGGAATCAAAAGACATGCTTCCCTGTTCAGTTATGAGCAAGCGGATATATCTTATCAAGCTGGCTGTCTGAATAATAGCAGTTTTAATATGCATTATGCTGACCTTACTGATACGGCCACGCTCACGCGACTCGTGCAAGAAATTCAGCCAGATGAGATATACAATTTCGGAGTGGTGTCTTACATGAAATTACCATTCGAGACACCGGAGTATACAGAGGAAGTTAATGGCCTTTGTACACTACGAATGTTGGAAGTTGTGCGCGCTAGCAACTTAGCTAACAGCGTACGCGTTTATCAAGCAGCGACCCCACAAACGAAGACTGCATTACAGCCAGTAACTGAGTCGGAACCTAAATCTCAGCATACTTTTTTTTCTTCCTTCACAGCCGCACTTTCTTCCCATAAACTAATAGCTAAACACCGTGCGGCCTACGGGTTGTATGCATGCAATGGATATCTATTCAACTATGAGTTTCCGCGTCGTGGCGAAACGACTCTCGTTCACAAAATCACTCAGAGCGCTGTTCGCATCGCCCTCGGCTTGCAGGGCACACTGTATCTCGACTCGCTAGAGGCACGCCACGATTGGGGTTATCCTCAAGATTATGCGGAAGCTATCTGGCGCGTGCTACAGCAGGAAATGCCCGAAGATTATGTCATTGCTACGACAGTTATGACCACTGTGCGTGAATTCGTGCGATTGGTTTTTGCTGAATTAGGAGTGGACGTTGTGTTTCAGGGTAATGACACTCAGGAGATTGGCTACGTTGTAGCATGTCACAACAACGATTACGCTTTAATGCCGGGTCAAACAGTTGTTGCTATAGATTCAACCTATTATCGTGCACACACCGTAGAACCCTCATTGGCCGAAGCTAGCAAGTCGCGACGTCAATTAGGCTGGAAACCCCGCCACAACCTTCACTTGTTGATACAAGAGATGGTGCAGCACGACTTACACCTTTTCAGTCGTCAGACTGCTTTAATTAAATCTGGTCAGCAAGTACTGCTTCAGCCCAACTAATACGCTCCCTCTTCTACCCAACCTCACCATTCTCTTCTTTCGCTTTACGTTTTTCCGATGGAGTTATCTGCCAAAATATATATTGCCGGTCACCGCGGCATGGTTGGCTCGGCCATTGAACGCCGCCTGCGAGCTGCGAACTACCAAAATTTGGTGATGCGTACTTCCCAAGAGTTGGACCTGCGCGACCAAGCAGCAGTTGCCGATTTTTTTGCCACTGAACGTCCAGAGTATGTTTTCCTAGCTGCCGCTCATGTGGGGGGCATTTATGCAAACAGTACGTATCCATCTGATTTTCTCTATGATAATCTGATGATTCAAGCTAATGTGTTGCAGCAGAGCTATGTGCATCACGTTCAGAAGCTTCTGTTTTTAGGCTCGTCGTGCATATATCCACGTTTGGCGTCGCAGCCATTGCGTGAAGAATACTTGCTTTCTGGCCCTTTAGAGCAAACCAATGAGCCCTATGCTATAGCTAAACTTGCTGGAGTAAAACAGTGCCAGGCATATCGCCGCCAGCATGGTTGTTCGTTTATCTCGGCCATTCCCACAAATATCTACGGCCCCCACGATAACTACCACGCTCAAAATTCGCATGTATTACCTGCGTTGCTACGTAAGTTTCACGAAGCCCGCATGAATGAGTCGCCGACTGTAGAAGTATGGGGAACCGGTACGCCCCGTCGCGAATTTCTGCACGTTGACGACTTAGCCGATGCCTGCCTTCACCTTATGCTGCGCTACGATGGCGCAGAACCGATTAACGTAGGCACAGGCGAAGATATTTCTATTGCCGACTTAGCCCGTTTAATTCAGCGTATTACCGGCTACCGTGGAAAGTTGCGCTTCAATGCATTGATGCCCGATGGAACACCACGTAAAATACTGGATGTTAGCAAACTAGCGAGCATGGGATGGCGAGCTTCTATTCCGCTGGATAAGGGCTTGGCTTCTGTGTATGCTTTGGCAGAATGGGAGTCAGAGCCTCAGTCAATGGGAGAATCGGTATCTACGAACTAGCTGTTTTCATTCATACAAAAAAGCCCCCCAAAAGAATTTGGGGGGCTTTTTTAGGTGTATAGCTTCATATGGCAGCTATGAATGTAACGCTTTTCTAACTCCAGTTGCGGCCGTCCGCTCCGTTAACACTGATTGATAAATAGAAACTAGCTGCTGGTAATTGCGCTCTGGAGAGTAACGGGTATCGTATGACTTCCGAGCATTTTGCCCAAGTGTTGCGGCCAACTCAGCGTCAGTGCATAACCGCAGGGCTTGTGTAATTAAACTATCGGCATTACCCGCTTCAAAATGCAGGCCGTTGGTTTCATGTTGAATCAATTCGCCCAGTCCGCCCAGTCTCGAAGCTATTACGGGGGTACCCGCGGCAAATGCTTCCAATACTACCAGTGGCATTCCTTCATACCACGTTGAGGCTACAACCAAGGCGCGGGCGTGCTGGAGTGCTAGTGCCACCGTTGCACGCGTACTGAAACCAGTATATGTGATAAACGAACATCGGGCAGCCCGCTCCTCCACTTCAGCGCGCAGAGGGCCCTCGCCAATTATATGCAAAGGAAATTTACCCTTTTCAGCTGCATCCAATAAAACAAGAATCCCTTTTTCCGGAGTCAATCGACCAATAAACAACAGTTGCGCTGACCGTTGTGCCGGACCAATTCCACAATCAGGCACTGAATTTACTTTCACAACTACTTGCTCAGGCCGCAGCTTAAGGGAAGAATTAACAATAATATTTCGGGCAAAATCGGTAAGGACCAAATATCTATCAACCTTCTCACGCCAGGTACCCAGCAGCTTATGCACACCGGTCATAACTGCGACCGAAGCAGTCTGCATGCGAGAGTTTCGATAGACACCCCGTTTGATTGCGTCCCAGGGAAACAGCTGATGTACACTTTTCTCATAAATCTGCCCGTCGGTATACAATATCGCGCTAGGGCAAATCAGACGATAATTGTGCAAGGTCATCACAACGGGGACACCAGCGGCGGCGGCGGCGTAGAGCAAAGAAGGCGACCCAACCGGGAAGAAATTATGTAGATGAATGATATCGGGTCGGAAATCCTCTATTGTTTTCTTCAACAATCGAGCACTGCTCGGATTATATAGACTTCGGGCACCAGTAAGCAGTTTGTCCCACGCAGACTGAATATTATCATTGTCAAACTCTAAGGTATCGACAGGGTGGCCGTGAGCCCTTAGTAGTTCTAGCTCTGCCCTAAAAACCACATCCTCACCGCCTGCTTGCTGATAGCGATTATGAAGCAAAAGAATTCGCATACCTTATCAATTGCGGGCACGATACACCGATTGTACTGGGCGTCCTACTAAATATTTATCAATTCCCTCATCCAAAGCCCGGCGATAAATCCCTAGGGCCCCATGCACGCGCTCAATGGTAGTATCTACTACGGCTGGGGTATGGGAATAGCTGATTACAAAGGAGGGCAGCAGCAATCCGCGACGCAATGTTTCCTGTAAAAAGAGGGTGCGAAAAGCCTGTGAAGGCTGTCCCTGTGCATCACGTGAACCATAAAAAAGGCAGCTGCTTTGCCCAAAAATGGGAACGTTGTCCTCTAAATTATAATCTCGCACGGCGGCCAGTAAACCTTGTCGCAACCGCTCACCTTGTTCGTTTAGATGCGCTATTACTGGCTCCTGCCGATATATCTGCATGACTGCGCGTGCTGCTGCTAGTGAATGTGATTCGGCACCATACGTTGTAGAAAGCAGGAATACCCGATCCCGGTCCTTCTGACGCAGACCACCTAATTCCATCAACTCACGCCGGCCAGTCAAAGCGGCAATCGAAAAACCATTGCCGAGTGCTTTGCCGAAAGCGCTCAGATCAGGGCGCACCCCATGTACTCCTTGTCCGCCGCTAATATGGGAGCGAAAACCCGCCACTATTTCGTCGAATATCAGGATTACTCCATTTTGGGTGCAGAGGTCACGAACGGCTTGCAGATAGCCCGGAAGCGGCGGCACATCGCGCTCCACCTCCATTATAGCGGCCGCAATATTATTAGGATGAGCCGCAAATAAGGCCTCTAGGGAAGCGATATCATTGTAGCGAAAGTGCAGGGACTGTTCGCGTACAGCTTTTGGAATACCCGCACTAACGGCTGTGGTACCGATAAACCAGTCATCGACTGAGAAAAATGGGTGGTCAGCACACACGGCTATCAGATCGCGACCTGTATAAGCGCGGGCCAGCTTAACGGCAGCACTGGTAGCATCGGACCCGTTCTTGGTAAACTTAACCATGTCGCCAGCTTGCGTCAGGTCCAGAAATTCCTCTGCGGTTGCCAGCTCAAGGGTGGCCGGCCGGCCAAAGTTGATTCCCCGCGTCATCTCGGCCTGAGCCGCACTGACCACCGGAGCAAATGCATGTCCCAGCGTGACGGAGCGCAGCCCCATGCCGTATTCGATAAATTCGTTGCCGTCTACATCCCAGACTCGACAGCCCGCGCCCCGCTCAATGTACGGCGCCATGTGTTCCGGAAATTGATCATCTCCCTTCGCATACGTGTGACTACCACCAGGAATTACCGCGTGAAAGCGCTCCTGTAGAGCTTTAGAAGCAGCAAAGCTCGGCTCGGCGTGGCTAGTGCCTACAGCTATTGTGTTTGGCTTGGCGGATGAATTCATAGCAGATGATACTTAGCAACAAGCAAATGATTTTGATAGACTTACCTGACTGCTCTATGCAGCGTGGGCGAGTAAGCCACAGGCCAATAAAGCGGCAGCAGCTTTCTCTATCAGTCCGTAGGATAAGCCAGATTGCTCCGCTATAGCAAGCAGAGAATGTTCTTCGTCGGAAAGGTTGAGCACCCAAAGTAATGCCATCTGCCAATCGGCTCCTTCCGTACCACCGCCGACACCTTTGTAAAGCCCGCGACGGCCCAATTGAGGCTCGCCATACGGACTTAGGTTACAGTATCGTTTATTGGTTTCGAGCACGTTGCACACTTGACTGAATATGTCGATGGCTTGACTCAGGTGCTCGGGACGCACAAAATCGAGGTTATCGGCGGAGGTGTGATACTCGGCAAACTCCCCAAAAGGTGTGCGTGAAAGACAACCGACAGGTAAATTAAAACCTGGTGAGCAATATTGCCGCTCATCGTAGCCATAGGGCGAAAAGGCGCGTATCTCGTGCGGTAAACGCGAATCGCGCAACACTATAGCCACGGCCCGATCAACATCGGCAGCACCGCGGCGCGATTTCTTGTAGGTAAAATTGCCAGGGCCACCTAACAGCGTGGCAACCAATCCATGCTGAATGTGCTGGACGGTTTCAGTATTTCGGCTCAGCCACGTAATGGAGCCAATAGTGCCAGGGATGAATACAAACCGATAAGAATACTGGCGCGACTGCTCCGCTAAGTGCCGCGCCAAGAACGTAGCCACCGCAATACCCGAGAGGTTATCATTAGCGAGCGACGGATGACAGCAATGGCAGGAGATTAGCACTTCCTCCTCGCTGCTACCAGGCAGTAATAGCTCCCCATAGGTTAAGGCACCCGCAGAGTCTAGCGTGCTATCAATACATACCTCATAACGACCGTTCGAAAGAGCTAGACGTGCCTGGTGAGCCAGACAAAAACCCCAATTGGGTTGATAATACGAGGTGCGATACGGGATAAGGTCGGGCTGGTCGGGCAGCGAGAACAGATGCTCGTCCAGTTCAGCGCGCGTAAACCAACCGTGCACGGGCGTACTGTAATTGAGCACATGCAGGTTATGCTGCTGAAAATCAATAACCCGCTCCCCTTGCTCATTCTTTACCCAGGCATCTCGGATGTTCCATTCGGCCGGAACCGTCCAATCGAGTGCGGGCGTACCGCTAGGCACTTCATGAATTACCAGTTCGGGCAGATACTCACGCAGAATACCCAATGTTTCCCGCACACCATTGCCGGTGATACTGCGGCAGATAGGAAACAACCGCTCCATCAATCCAAACGGCGTTCTTGGCTGCTCAGCGCTTTCTACAACGGTTGAGGGAGCCTGGGGGGCTTTTTTGGATAGTGGAGAAGTCATGCGCAGAAACAGCAAATGTGAGTTGAACGCTACCTTAAGTCGGAAGCTCCTTACAGAGAAGCTGGGGGCTTTTTTCAACTTCTATTACTCCTATCTCCCCAGCCTCTCTGCTGCCATTAGGTACCTTAATCGTAAACCTTGACCTCGGGAATGGGCACTACAAATTTGCCCCCCCAGCTACGAACCTCCGCCATTTGTTCCATAATTTCTTCCCGCAGATTCCAGGGCAGAATCAGTACATAGTCAGGCTTGGTTTGCTTGATATGATTGGGGTGGAGAATAGGAATACGCGTACCGGGAAGGAAATTACCCTGTTTGTGGGGGCTCAAATCGACCGTATATTCCATGAAATCGGTACGAATGCCGCAGTAGTTGAGCAGCGTATTGCCCTTGCCGGGCGCGCCGTAGCCGGCTACTTTCTTGCCCTCACGAGCGGCCTCAATTAGAAAATCCAGAAGCTTGCGTTTGGTTTCCTTTGTCTTCTCCTCAAAAGCTGCATACAAAGCCAAATCAAGGATGCCGGCTTCTACTTCGCGTTCCCGAAGCTCAGCCACCCGCTCCGTTACCGGTTGGGCCTCGTTAGCGGTGTGACGGGCAAAAATGCGTAGCGATCCACCATGGGTTGGCACCTCCTCCACATCAAATAACGTAAGGCCATGATGGGCGAAAATGCGCTCTACCGTATTAAACGACAGGTAAGAGAAGTGCTCGTGATAAATCGTGTCAAACTGATTCCCCTCGATCAGGCGTAGTAAGTGCGGAAACTCCATGGTAATAACGCCTTCGGGCTTAAGTAGCACCTGCATTCCTCCCACAAAGTCATTGATATCAGGCACGTGAGCCAACACGTTGTTCCCTAGCAGCAAATCGGCCTGCCCCACCGTTGTGGCGATGTGCTGTGCCGTATCGCGCCCGAAAAAGCGCACCATTGTGTTAATGCCTTTTGCCTGAGCATATTCAGCTACGTTAGCAGCGGGCTCCACTCCTAGTACTGGGACGCCTTTTTCCACGAAATACTGGAGCAGATACCCATCATTGCTGGCAATTTCCACTACCAAGCTACTGGAATCAAGAGCAAACCGCTCCGCAGCCATATCGGTGTAACGCTGCGCATGACGCAGCCACGATACTGAATAAGAAGAGAAGTAAGCGTAATCGTTGAAAACCTCTGTGGGGCTCACAAACTCATCAAGCTGTACCAAGAAGCAGTCATTGCACACGCGGGCATGCAAGGGGTAAAAGGGCTCAGCCATATTGAATTCAGATGGCCGCACGTGGTTCTGACACAGAGGCGATGTGCCCAAATTGACAAACGTGTGGGTGAGCGGCGTACCACAGAAACGACACGGACTAGCGGGCGGCGGTGCGAATTCGGGGTGAGCGTCTTCAACTGCGTTATTAGGCGTGGACAAGGCAGAAGCAGTGGATGATGGAGTAGATATTCCCATAAGGCGGGGCAAAAAAATTCGTTTAGGATCTAAAAAAGTAACTCAGCGACACAGATTCTATTTCAATTGCAGTTTAATGGTCGACCTATAACGGTGGGTAAAGCCTATCAGCATTACCCTTCCAATTTACAGCTTGACCGCCATCTGAATATCCGGATGATTACGATCTTTCTCAGAAAGCAGCACAGGTTCAAAAGGCCATTCAATCCCAATAGCCGGATCGTTCCAGCGTAAAGCCCGCTCAGCGCCAGGTGTGTATTTGGCCGATATCTGATACGAAACGTCCGTGTTGTCTTGCAGTGTGATGAAGCCGTGCGCAAAATACTCGGGCACAAATAGCATGCGGAAGTTATCGGCGGTCAGCTCCACTCCTACCCACTGCCCATACGTAGGCGACTGCTCACGCATATCCACAATCACATCATAAATGCCCCCCTTTGTGCAGCGCACAAGTTTGCTCTCGCCGTGGGGGGCAATTTGATAATGCATACCCCGCAAAGTGCCGCGCTTGGGGTTTGATGATATGCTCGACTGTAGAGGCGGCTGATGAATACCATGAGCGGCAAACTTATCCTCACACCACGTACGAGCAAAAAAACCTCGCTCATCCGATAACCGCTCTATATCGATGATAAAAGCGCCGGCTAGCTTAGTTTCGGTAAAGATCATTACTTATGCGAATGAAAGCCTTCAACAAAAATGGCGTTGTGAGGCCTTGGTAATAAAAAGCTTAAACGTTCGCAGACTCAGTAACAACGGCTGTATCAGCCCATTCCAAATCGGCAGTTAGCTGACCGCTTTCACGCAGGGCAGCAAGCACTTGTAGTCGCATGAGTTGTGACGAGCGGAAGCTGGTATCGTGGAAGCCCATGCTCATCAACCCATCCCGCAGTTCCGCTATGGTATCGGATAGAGTACGTTGAGGCTGGTGCTGGGGGGCTAATTGTCGAAACAGGCTAAAGTCGACGCGATACGACCGCTTATCCGGCGGTGCAGCAGCGTTCAGGCTAACAGCAGTACCGGGAATGGCAGCCGCTACTGCCTCTGCTAACTCACGTACCTGATAGTTCCACTGATCAGAACCCGCGTTTACAGCCAGAAAATCGCCCCCATTGTCCGCTTCCCTACTAATGGCCCATTCAATAGCCCGCGCCATATCCTGCACATGAATAAGTGGACGCCAAGGTGTGCCATCACTCAAAATATTGATCTCCCCCGCAGCTACCGCACCAGCCACAAAGTCATTGACGACCAAGTCTAATCGCAACCGATCGCTCCACCCGCAGGCAGTGGCGAAGCGCAGGCAGGTAATACAAAAATTATCATCAGCCAAGGGCGCCAACTCTTGCTCGCTTAGCACTTTAGAGCGTGCATAAGCGGTGAGTGGGTTCAGGGTAGATGTCTCTGTTTTGGCTCCTTCGCCGCCAGCGCCATACATACTACAGCTGCTGGCAAAAACAAACGCACGCACACCAGCTTCCTTAGCCCGTTGCGCCAGCCCAATCCCCGCCTGATAGTTTACAGCTAGGGTTACCTCCTCATAAGCTGAGCCCATTGGGTCGTTGGAAATCGCCGCCAGATGCACGATGGCATCAACACCTTGAAGTAACTCTGTGGGCAAGTCGCGCACGTCACCAAAATGTTGCCGGTCAAGCCGCGATTCAGGCAAGCGGCCTGCGCCGGTAAGACAATGAGCAAAAAAACCCATGTCAAACCCAATCAGCTCAGCCGCAGGAAACTCCCGACGCAGGTGGCGCACGACGCCGGGCCCTACGTAGCCCATATTACCAGTAATGAGAATGCGTTGCGGTTTCATATATCAAGTTAGAAATTGAGCATTATCCAGTAGCTCTGCGCTTGGTACTCAATAACTTATTTAATTAACAAAGGAGGCTGACCTACAT
The window above is part of the Hymenobacter radiodurans genome. Proteins encoded here:
- a CDS encoding GDP-mannose 4,6-dehydratase; amino-acid sequence: MKRALITGIRGQDGFSLAQLLLEKGYEVHGIKRHASLFSYEQADISYQAGCLNNSSFNMHYADLTDTATLTRLVQEIQPDEIYNFGVVSYMKLPFETPEYTEEVNGLCTLRMLEVVRASNLANSVRVYQAATPQTKTALQPVTESEPKSQHTFFSSFTAALSSHKLIAKHRAAYGLYACNGYLFNYEFPRRGETTLVHKITQSAVRIALGLQGTLYLDSLEARHDWGYPQDYAEAIWRVLQQEMPEDYVIATTVMTTVREFVRLVFAELGVDVVFQGNDTQEIGYVVACHNNDYALMPGQTVVAIDSTYYRAHTVEPSLAEASKSRRQLGWKPRHNLHLLIQEMVQHDLHLFSRQTALIKSGQQVLLQPN
- a CDS encoding GDP-L-fucose synthase family protein, with the translated sequence MELSAKIYIAGHRGMVGSAIERRLRAANYQNLVMRTSQELDLRDQAAVADFFATERPEYVFLAAAHVGGIYANSTYPSDFLYDNLMIQANVLQQSYVHHVQKLLFLGSSCIYPRLASQPLREEYLLSGPLEQTNEPYAIAKLAGVKQCQAYRRQHGCSFISAIPTNIYGPHDNYHAQNSHVLPALLRKFHEARMNESPTVEVWGTGTPRREFLHVDDLADACLHLMLRYDGAEPINVGTGEDISIADLARLIQRITGYRGKLRFNALMPDGTPRKILDVSKLASMGWRASIPLDKGLASVYALAEWESEPQSMGESVSTN
- a CDS encoding glycosyltransferase family 4 protein: MRILLLHNRYQQAGGEDVVFRAELELLRAHGHPVDTLEFDNDNIQSAWDKLLTGARSLYNPSSARLLKKTIEDFRPDIIHLHNFFPVGSPSLLYAAAAAGVPVVMTLHNYRLICPSAILYTDGQIYEKSVHQLFPWDAIKRGVYRNSRMQTASVAVMTGVHKLLGTWREKVDRYLVLTDFARNIIVNSSLKLRPEQVVVKVNSVPDCGIGPAQRSAQLLFIGRLTPEKGILVLLDAAEKGKFPLHIIGEGPLRAEVEERAARCSFITYTGFSTRATVALALQHARALVVASTWYEGMPLVVLEAFAAGTPVIASRLGGLGELIQHETNGLHFEAGNADSLITQALRLCTDAELAATLGQNARKSYDTRYSPERNYQQLVSIYQSVLTERTAATGVRKALHS
- a CDS encoding glutamate-1-semialdehyde 2,1-aminomutase, whose amino-acid sequence is MNSSAKPNTIAVGTSHAEPSFAASKALQERFHAVIPGGSHTYAKGDDQFPEHMAPYIERGAGCRVWDVDGNEFIEYGMGLRSVTLGHAFAPVVSAAQAEMTRGINFGRPATLELATAEEFLDLTQAGDMVKFTKNGSDATSAAVKLARAYTGRDLIAVCADHPFFSVDDWFIGTTAVSAGIPKAVREQSLHFRYNDIASLEALFAAHPNNIAAAIMEVERDVPPLPGYLQAVRDLCTQNGVILIFDEIVAGFRSHISGGQGVHGVRPDLSAFGKALGNGFSIAALTGRRELMELGGLRQKDRDRVFLLSTTYGAESHSLAAARAVMQIYRQEPVIAHLNEQGERLRQGLLAAVRDYNLEDNVPIFGQSSCLFYGSRDAQGQPSQAFRTLFLQETLRRGLLLPSFVISYSHTPAVVDTTIERVHGALGIYRRALDEGIDKYLVGRPVQSVYRARN
- a CDS encoding DUF4910 domain-containing protein produces the protein MTSPLSKKAPQAPSTVVESAEQPRTPFGLMERLFPICRSITGNGVRETLGILREYLPELVIHEVPSGTPALDWTVPAEWNIRDAWVKNEQGERVIDFQQHNLHVLNYSTPVHGWFTRAELDEHLFSLPDQPDLIPYRTSYYQPNWGFCLAHQARLALSNGRYEVCIDSTLDSAGALTYGELLLPGSSEEEVLISCHCCHPSLANDNLSGIAVATFLARHLAEQSRQYSYRFVFIPGTIGSITWLSRNTETVQHIQHGLVATLLGGPGNFTYKKSRRGAADVDRAVAIVLRDSRLPHEIRAFSPYGYDERQYCSPGFNLPVGCLSRTPFGEFAEYHTSADNLDFVRPEHLSQAIDIFSQVCNVLETNKRYCNLSPYGEPQLGRRGLYKGVGGGTEGADWQMALLWVLNLSDEEHSLLAIAEQSGLSYGLIEKAAAALLACGLLAHAA
- a CDS encoding class I SAM-dependent methyltransferase — protein: MGISTPSSTASALSTPNNAVEDAHPEFAPPPASPCRFCGTPLTHTFVNLGTSPLCQNHVRPSEFNMAEPFYPLHARVCNDCFLVQLDEFVSPTEVFNDYAYFSSYSVSWLRHAQRYTDMAAERFALDSSSLVVEIASNDGYLLQYFVEKGVPVLGVEPAANVAEYAQAKGINTMVRFFGRDTAQHIATTVGQADLLLGNNVLAHVPDINDFVGGMQVLLKPEGVITMEFPHLLRLIEGNQFDTIYHEHFSYLSFNTVERIFAHHGLTLFDVEEVPTHGGSLRIFARHTANEAQPVTERVAELREREVEAGILDLALYAAFEEKTKETKRKLLDFLIEAAREGKKVAGYGAPGKGNTLLNYCGIRTDFMEYTVDLSPHKQGNFLPGTRIPILHPNHIKQTKPDYVLILPWNLREEIMEQMAEVRSWGGKFVVPIPEVKVYD
- the rfbC gene encoding dTDP-4-dehydrorhamnose 3,5-epimerase — encoded protein: MIFTETKLAGAFIIDIERLSDERGFFARTWCEDKFAAHGIHQPPLQSSISSNPKRGTLRGMHYQIAPHGESKLVRCTKGGIYDVIVDMREQSPTYGQWVGVELTADNFRMLFVPEYFAHGFITLQDNTDVSYQISAKYTPGAERALRWNDPAIGIEWPFEPVLLSEKDRNHPDIQMAVKL
- a CDS encoding NAD-dependent epimerase/dehydratase family protein yields the protein MKPQRILITGNMGYVGPGVVRHLRREFPAAELIGFDMGFFAHCLTGAGRLPESRLDRQHFGDVRDLPTELLQGVDAIVHLAAISNDPMGSAYEEVTLAVNYQAGIGLAQRAKEAGVRAFVFASSCSMYGAGGEGAKTETSTLNPLTAYARSKVLSEQELAPLADDNFCITCLRFATACGWSDRLRLDLVVNDFVAGAVAAGEINILSDGTPWRPLIHVQDMARAIEWAISREADNGGDFLAVNAGSDQWNYQVRELAEAVAAAIPGTAVSLNAAAPPDKRSYRVDFSLFRQLAPQHQPQRTLSDTIAELRDGLMSMGFHDTSFRSSQLMRLQVLAALRESGQLTADLEWADTAVVTESANV